Below is a window of Aptenodytes patagonicus chromosome 15, bAptPat1.pri.cur, whole genome shotgun sequence DNA.
ATTCCAGCAATAAACAAGTCCGGAAAAATCTGCTCTGATGGAAAATCCCTCTCAAGTATCAGGCGGCAACATGCAAGCGTGAGAAACAAGGAGCAACAAAGGAAAGTCCATCCATGGGTAGCGGCAAAGGTCACTGAAGGAGGCTGCACCCTTCTCAAGCAGTCCAGCTCTCATCCCATGGAGATACTTCCAAGGCAGAGCTGCCGAGCACAATACGTGAGCTTTGTGCATGTCCCTAAGATCAGTCAGTTGTGcagatgtgtttgtatgagatcACGTCAATCTAAAGTGAAGTGCTCTgcaaaaatatcatttttcttcccaaacaaaCCTCGTACTTGCTCAAACTCCAGGGGCACATCAACagcctttttctttacttctttatcaaaaagctataaagaaaaaaacagaagatattGGCAAAACTCAGTACAAGCTCTTCACCCTGGCTGATACCACTGCTCACTCTAACTTCTTAAAAGATCCAGCAATAAACCTTTTATATAAAGGCCATCCCTGTCGCCACTGCTGCCTCATGCCCCGTTATTTAACAGACATTTTCCCGTTTTCCCTGGCTTTGGGTAACCAAAAGTCAGTCTAGCTCCCGCCCCAGCAGCAAGGCCGATGAACAGGACACGGCTATTGCGTCCAGGAACCAGTCTCCTTTCCCCTGGTTCCAATCATTCACAAAGGCACAGCAACGCTACCTCATAACCCGAGAGCTCCAGGAGTCCTGATATGTCATCCTCTATCTCAGACAGCGACTGGTTCAGGATTGCAGCTGCCTTGGCCACATCTGGGTGGTAATGGTTTTGTAGAGACTGCAAAAGCAAGACAAACAAGAGATGGTCTAATGAGTACCGGGTAACACACATCCATCTGGATTCCCACACAGGTATCTGCCCCTTTGTTGGTCAGATCTTCAGTGAACATCAAATTCTGGCAGAGGCAAGTTTGTTGTGCTGTGCTACTACAGAGCTTCAAGAAATCCTGATTTCAGCCGTCTTTCAAACACATGAAAGGCCCCTCTCACCTGGTTCACATCCAGCTCGAGACAGACAGACTCCTCCACGGGCCATGCCGACAACGCGTAACCCAATTCCGCTACCTCCCACAGCCCGGATGCTGCATCCGAGCTCCCGTTCTCGGGGAGCAACATTCTTGTTGCTGCTTCAGCCCCTTACACAAAACCTTTGTAGCATTTAAATGGAAAGTCATAATCCTGACATTAAGGTTTTAGAACCATCAGGAGTAATTTAACCAATTTCAATCTTCATTCACCATCCTACAAACGATCCAGGTGAAAGGTGAACGTTATAATCTTCTCTAGCGTTTTTAAACCCATTTCTACAGGATGACCTAGCTGTACCCAATTAATTTCTATCAGTGCTCAGCAAgttcctctctcccctccaaagcaaataaaaagcctCATACATTTGCAGCTATTTAGTCTGTTTCAGCTGTTAACTGCACACTTTTCAACTGCAGTCAGACGTGTGCTCACAAGTCATCTACTAATTAGCATGTACGATTTCTCCAGTGTGTGGAATCCTTTGCCTCTTATGCTAGGATAGAAAAGGATGCAGAATAAATGATCAGCCAGAAACTCATCTCATTTGCAAGACGTATGTCAGGAGGTTCTTGTAAGTGGGACTGGCCACTGCCAATGTGTGCCAAGGAAGCGGCAAGGGTGAAAGAAGCCCATACCAGACGCAGATGTTCCTTTTTAGCCGACATACCTGAATCTCCCAGAGAGAGCTCTCCAAAGCCCGGCTTTCAGatggctcctcctcctccataatATATGGATCTTCTGACATACCTAAGGAAATAGAGATACAGAGCTAATACCTTCTGCGTGATGTACATAACCCCAAAGGGAACACAGGGACCCAGAGCAGTGCTGCAGCCAGTTGCTCCTTCCCAAGACTTTTAGGGTCCAGGAACAAGCTGACACACCCCAGCACGACCCGAGTCACTGTTTGCAGCAGTACAGAATCATACTACTTTTAAAGAGCACAGGAAGTAGGGCACAAAGAACTGGAACAGTCTGATGCAAAGGGCATCTCAGGCAACTTTGAACGGTCACTACTGATGTTCGACACTGATCAGTTAAATCACAGAGAGATGAAATAAAAACTCAGGAGACTGCTGAGGCCCCAGTGGGGCCACCTacacaaaaccaccaaaactgaAGAGGTCTctgcattcattttcttctcatttcttgaGGTGAACAAGACAAGCTCTGTGTCTGGTACAGGTCCCCCCCAGCCCTTTAGCATTTGTAAGTAGCCTGGGTCAGTGTGCCAGGCTCAGAGCAGCCTTCTCCCAGGGAATCACAGAGGCCGGGGAGCCAACTGCGAGGCCTAAGGTCAGAGAGGAGCAATGCAGATGGGTCTTCACAGTCAGAGAACTTGCAGAAGCAGCCTGCTGGCTTTCCACAAACGCAAGGGACAGAGGGATCCTTCTAAACCTCAGAACTGGGGCTGGgatctcctcccctcctccacaGGAATCCTGCTCTTTATGATGTCTAAAGGCGTTAATGCAAAACTCCCCTGCCCACCTTCCCTCTTACCTTCTGGCCCATTAGGTCTGTGTACTAGCACTTTGCATGCGGGGTGCCTCCGAAAAAGAttacagatgaagggaatgaccATGAGAAGAGCCTCGGGAGGAGCAGTGAGGGCCAGCCGGGAGAGGCGCTTTATAAATGCTGCCACCAGGTACGCCGGCAAGTGACTGTTagaaaggagacagaagaaaCCAGCATGTAAAAGTCCTAGCAAGCGAGCCAGCAGTCTCACTGATCCAAACAGCATGTCAGGTTAAAGATCAGTGGGGCTCTTCAGATTTTTTGGGCTCTGGAGTAAAGAGAAGCTATAAGAATCCTGGTTTCAAGCAGTAATATAGGGTCTTGTGCGCTCTCTGGAACAAATCTGGGGGCATTTCCATTCAATGCATGAATAATCTCAAATCACTCTGTGACTCAATCCAGATGCATGGCACCACTCCAGGCACTCGCCGTAGCCAAGCACAGCTCTTGTACATGGTCATTCACATGGCAGTCTTTATTCAGTCATTTTATAAACTTCTGAGGGCCTGGCCAGGCAACCTTAATTATATTCTGCTAATGTCATTTTGTGGGTTTAACTAATACACGGGCCATGGTGTTAAATTTACATAATACTTCCAGCACTAAAGCAAGCAGTGCAGCTGTTAATGGGAACATAAAGCTGCTGTAATGTAAATGTGCAGGACAGTTCTTTTTTCATAGTAAAAATGCAAATTGCTAACAGCAATCAGCTCATCTAGGCATTTCTTCAGGTCAGAAGAGCCGGGATGAAAGATGACAATTTTCAGCCGCTCAGCCTTCAGCCCTAGGGCTTGCTACACCTGCAAGGCTCAGCAAAGCCACCCCACGGGACACCATCTGTTAGATCTCCTTACTCTCTCCAAAGCACACTAGGAATACAAGGGGTTTGATATTAAGTGCCTAGTGCTGAACTGTAAAGCATTACTCTTGGTGTATTTTATAACATATGATGGCAACTATATGACCAGCTGCTTATCTAGTTTCTTCCCTGTGTACAATGAATGGACAGCATCAAGACAGACTGCCAAACACTTTATATTTCAATGTTATATGTCTGTAAAAGGTCATCGATTTATCAACAGCTTTATGATCTATAAAAAGCCTGCAAATGTAACTTTTCCATATTcataaagacagacagaaaaatgatCACTTTCAGCCAAAGTGGAATACAGATCAAAATACATCCATAATCACTTGCAGATCAAACTCAGATAACTAACTGCATTTTTACTTTCTGAAACTAGATGGCCATGTGGCAAATCTTCAAAAATAGCACACGAAAAATTACACAACGCTACAATAACACTCTTGGATTCAGTTTTCTCGGTAAAAATGAATCTAATCCAGTAGGCACACTGAATACATTATATCCAGGCACGTGGGGGACTGTTCAAGAACAGTCTCTGgacaacagaaaaacaggaggaaaaatatgTGAACGTATGTAATAAAGATGCTACTTACGATGAAGACAAAAACAGATCAGCCAAATGGAAAAAGCGGGCTCGGTACTTCACGTGATATATAGAAGGGTCTAAAAGACTGTACAGCTTTTTGAAAAAGTCAGGATATTCcctgttaaaaaaaggaaaaagacgaCATCCATTAGTGATGTACAATGGGACCACACTGTGTCTAAATGTTTCTGTGCTTTCATTATAGACTACCCCAGACCACTGCTGTGCTCTGTTTAGCTTTCTTCGGCTTCTCTCCACAGCCACCGCCTGAAAACAAATTGTAAGGTGAATTTACGGCTCTTGCAGCGCCCAGCCATTTTCAGGATGTGAAGCTATGTCCATTGACTGCAAATGGTACAGGATCCAGTGAAAGGCATATCAAAGACTACGGCTTCACTATGTAACCAGATCAATGGAAATTGATTTTCAAGTGCTGAGCAACcacagtctggagaaaaggatATTTAGGCTCAGCTGAAAAAAGGTCAGACTATCAAAAGAGCTCAGCATCCAAACAGCTGAGCCTCTTGTGCAGAGTTTGGCTTTCTCATAAGGGAATTTTGAAGCCTGAAGATGCACAGAATCCATTTCAGCTCCTTTCTATAAGGCTGTAAATGCAAAAACCCATGTTCCATTAAACAAGATGCTCTTTTCACTTACAGATTATGCTGATGAATCAGAATAAATAATCCATTTAAGGCTAGAAGACTGATTGCTCCACCTGTAAGAAAGCAGGCAGGTATCAAcacaataagaaaataaatatcagcTTCGATTTGTTTCTATTATAAAACTTTCCCGCAAGGAACACAAGTTTAGAAGAACAGGCTCTGAAGGACTGAGACACAAACATGCTGCTCTAATCCCCCAAGAAAGCCACACCGGGGAGGCAAAGGTCTCCTCAGAAAGGACATTTCTGTAGGAATCTGCACATCCTGTGCCCGGATGCAGGCCAGGTATCAGCACTGCTGGCTGACCTctatatttaaaagaaaccacTCCAGTATTCTACTCTTCCCAAAGCCTTAAATATGATCTTCCTTACACACAAGGAACAACAACACTGACAAACAGAGGTAAAAACATCTCACTTTCAGGGACAACGGAGTTCACACTAGTTCCTTAGCTTCATCCCAGCCAAAAGTACATCTATTTCATCACCCAGGCTGTGGTGTTGCATCCAGCAGCCCTTCCGAGTCCATACGTACCATGCTGCAGAGCCTCACAAAGGACAAAAAGCCTGTTTTCACTCACCTATGCCATAGGCCACTGTCAAGAAGTCTATCATGAGAGTGGGCTCATTCATGTAAGGCAGGATGGAGTCATGCAGAATGACAAGAACTTTTTTGTAAAGGCCAGTGGGTAGCTGTGAAGGACAAAACAATACAGTGAAACAAGCATTGCAGGGAGAACTCAGAAAGCAACGGCAACCCACGGCTCAAAAAGGCGACGCACAAGCAAAAGGGAATGTGCCAGGACAATACAGAACAGCTTGCAGCAACAATGCCCAAATGGTAGAGTTTACAAGTGACACCTGACAATTAAGCTCATTCAAAGAAGCAGGTGCTCACAACTAAAAGTGTCATCACAGCTCAGAGGGGAAAGTCACCAGCAAAAAGGCTTGGGAACCTTCAACTTGTGAACAGAGGTCGTTATGCTGCAGATCATTCCTTACAGGCAGACTGGTTTACAcgggggaaaaaaggctgagagtAAGGAGAAGCAGCAGACCGTACACGAGGTCATGTTTCTTGGCAGGAGAACAATCCAGCAGAAATGGTGACTGGGCTGTTCTCATCTGACACTGAAAGCATAGTGGGGTCCTACCAGGAGCTCCACGCAAGGACGGCCACAGCCTCTAACGATTAGCAATTGGAAAGCAATGCAGATCGGTGGCTGAAGTAACACTCACCTTGTGCTTCAAAAAACTGAGCCACATTTTTTCAAACGCCTGCTTGTGTGCCTTAAAACAGAATTGCGAGCAGTGAGTTAAACACACTCGTGTAGACAAAGCTCTATTTTAAGTAGATAAAATTTCAACTCTGAAGCACCAAATGAACAGTTACCTGCAGCTTCGACACTTTCAATTCCTCCCAGTTatctaagaagaaaaggaaaacagacgCTGAACTTGAAATGgatgtttaaaaaattaagacGACCCTTTTTTACTTAGTCCTTTGATACCCTAAAAATTTGGGCTGAAGTCCTTGTCTTGACACAAGGCCATGACAGACCCCACTGTAGACTGAGGAACGTGGATTTTGTAACACTTTTAGAATCACTGTGATCACAGAAGCAGACATTTTTCATTAACAAACAATATAGTCTTTACACAATAAAAATCTTAAAcctgattttccttttcataCACAGTTCATCATGTGGAGCTTACTAACCTTGCTTCACCATAAATCTGACCATGTCACACTCTTTGTTTGGCATGTTAATGGGCGAAATGAGGGAAAATACATTCTGCTGGTAAAACGGCAGCGGCCTCtgagaaaaaaagcatataatCACACATGAAGCAAGTTCCACAACAGATGGTAAGATGCTGGACTTCAATATTGTCCTATTTCCCAAGCACTGAATATATttaggagagaaaaaggaaaggaaaaatgctgaTGGCTGAACTACATACTGGTatattctctactgctgcctcgtCCTGGACTATTACTTGTTTGCCTAACACAAAACCCATCTCTGAACTAATTCTGGTTTAACAGAATTGGTAGATCCAATCAAAGAAAACAGACTCTTCTTCTGCaccagagaaaaaacagaattaaaagttCTGTGTGTGCCACCCGAGCTGCAGAGATTTGGGTCAAACAGAAGCTAGAGCCCAGACCAGGTTTTGCATGAACAACAGTATGTGTGTCTTGAGCTACTTCCAATTTCAGACTGAAGACAGTCTTAGCATAATTGGCATATACtgtgaacaaggaaaaaaaaaaaaaaaaaagaaaaaaatcaatgcctTCAAGTGAGCACACTCACCACTCTTGCTTCCAAAGTCTTTCCACATACCACTAGTCCCTCCCTGCTTCACGCACAAGATACACTTTTCAGAGCGGTTTATCCAGACCCACCTCAACAGTAACCATTTGTTACCTCTTTTGTCTTCTGCATGACTTGTCCAATGCTCTCAGTGACCGCCTTTATGACAAAGTACCGAATGTCATCATACTCCATATATTCTTGAAAGCGAGAGATCAGGAGAGAAGCGTCCTCATTTAAGGGAAGTAAGCCATCAACAACTACCTAACGAAAGGTttgcaaaggaaagcaacaagTCAGTCTCTTACAGTACTGGAGCAGACAGCGAGCTGTGATGGCTGAGGGCACCCTCCTGTCTTTCTGAAAGGCAGCTAGCATGGCTGTGCACTGCTTGCCCCAGAGCAATGTCCACAAGCCATTTTGACAAGCCCTCCTGACCTCCAAGATGGGCCCCTTCTATCAAAGGCAACGTCACTTAGAAATGACACGGTGGCTGAACCAGGGGCAGTACCCTCCCTCTCATCTCCCAGTCCTCACAAATGAGGCCAGGGActccaaaaaaccaccccagaacTGGTACCTCATAAACACTCAGGAATCCAGCTCGAACCTGTACAAGGCAGCTGCTCCCACACCCGCAGGTGTCACCTCACCAGGGACAGAAGCTCTAGGTCTTGGTGCTCTCTCTAGAACACCACCCTCCCTTTGCCCTGAAAACCTCCGAGCGTGAAATTTTAGTCCTGGAGAAGGTGAGCACATGAGGTTGTGCGTGCCATCGGGTAACTGACAGGAGGAACTTTTCAGTTCTGTAGCTTACCTTAAGAAGTTCACGAGGAAAAGTTAAACTCCCCTTCCACTCTACTTTGATCAACGGATATTGTGCCTCCAACTCAACAAACTTCATGAGGGTGCAGAGTGACagttcctttaaaagaaaacaacagaaaaaaaaaacacctcaacaAGGACACCAGGGGTCAGACCCAAAGGAGGCAACTTCTGAAGGAGGAAGAATGAACTAAGATGTTCTTCACTAAGAAAGCTGCGTGCCTGCTCCTGGCAGGCTGGTGAGCAGAGGTGAGCCAGAGCACCAGCAACGTCTTACAGCACTGCCCGCCCTCCCACACTGAAATTATTAGAGTGATAATTGCTTCTGCATCGCAAGGGACCCCCACGTGAACTCGTGTCTCAGCAGCAGGCTCGGGACCTACCTTGACCTGGAAGGCATCGTGTCCCATCAGCTCCGCCAAGCAATCCACGCAGTCGTTGTAGCGGTGCCTCATCCACATCTTGTATTTGTCCTCCGCGCTGTAGTTATCTGAAGGGTGAAACACAGACAGGTCTCGAAAGCTCAGACCGGCCGGGACGAGCCCCAGGGAGACGCGACCCAGGCTCAGGGCCCTGCCTCTCCCGGGACAGGGCCGCAGGAGCCCCCCCGGCTCTCGACTCACCGGCGAGAGAGGCCTCCTCGGCGGGCAGCTGGCCCACGAACAGCTCCCTCCGCTCCAGCAGCGCCCCGAAGAGCCGGCTGCAGGTCCTGGCGGCGCAGAGGacctcctcctcctggccctgGGGAAGAGCGCGTCTctgaggagagggaggcagggcggcccggcgcggccccgctccgAGCCGCGGCCCTCAGCCCCCAGCGCCGCCCGGCCTCggccccccctcccgccccgcgccccggcccgcacCGCCAGCAGCTCCAGGATCTCGAAGACGCGGTTGGCATTGCTGCGGCTCCCCAGCACGGCTTCCAGGCAGGAGGCGAGCGCGGCGGCCCGCGCCATGCTGCCGGCGgaagggcgggcggcgggaggaggagggaggatgaggcggagccggcggcggctccgcccgcaggcggggccggggctcggggGCCGGGGCTCGGGGCTCGGTCCCGGCCGCCCGCTGCTGCGCCAAGGCGAGAACCGCGTCTTTGAGGAAAAACGGCCCGAGTCCCCCCTTCCGTGGGGCGGCGAcccccgccggcagcgcccgccccCGCGCGTCAGA
It encodes the following:
- the NOC4L gene encoding nucleolar complex protein 4 homolog; this encodes MARAAALASCLEAVLGSRSNANRVFEILELLAGQEEEVLCAARTCSRLFGALLERRELFVGQLPAEEASLADNYSAEDKYKMWMRHRYNDCVDCLAELMGHDAFQVKELSLCTLMKFVELEAQYPLIKVEWKGSLTFPRELLKVVVDGLLPLNEDASLLISRFQEYMEYDDIRYFVIKAVTESIGQVMQKTKERPLPFYQQNVFSLISPINMPNKECDMVRFMVKQDNWEELKVSKLQAHKQAFEKMWLSFLKHKLPTGLYKKVLVILHDSILPYMNEPTLMIDFLTVAYGIGGAISLLALNGLFILIHQHNLEYPDFFKKLYSLLDPSIYHVKYRARFFHLADLFLSSSHLPAYLVAAFIKRLSRLALTAPPEALLMVIPFICNLFRRHPACKVLVHRPNGPEGMSEDPYIMEEEEPSESRALESSLWEIQSLQNHYHPDVAKAAAILNQSLSEIEDDISGLLELSGYELFDKEVKKKAVDVPLEFEQVRGLFGKKNDIFAEHFTLD